The genome window CATCCGAGGCTTCCGCACGAGTCGGCCGAGGATTGCGAATCATGCTATCTAACATTTGGGTGGCGGTAATCACTGGAACTCCCTGTTGATTACACGATTGGATAATCCGCTTTTGCAACTTGGGGACACGCTCTGGACTCATCTCTACACCTAAATCTCCCCGTGCCACCATCAAACCATCACATTGCTGCATAATGGCTTCTAAATTTTCAACGGCTTGGGGTTTTTCAATTTTAGCCATCACCTGAACATGGTCAGCTTCATGTTCATGCAGAAATTCTCTGAGCGTGATAATATCCTCAGCACTACGAACAAAACTCAGGGAAACCCAATCAATTCCTTGATCTAACCCAAAGGTTAAATCCTGTTTATCTTTCTCCGTCATGGAAGGCAAACGCAGACTTAAAGAGGGCAAATTCACCCCTTTGCGATTTTTCAGGATACCCCCTTCCATAACCTTACATTCTACTTGGTTGCCCTGGATGGACATAATCTTGAGTTCTAATAAACCATCATCAAGCAAGACTTGTGCCCCCGATTGAGCTTCTTCGGCTAAAAAGGGATAATCAATGGGGATGGTTTGTTCTTGGCCGTTATATTCAGTTTCGGGAACCAAGGTAACTGATGCTCCTGGAATTAGCTCTAGTTCACCTTCGGGAAATCGTCCCACCCGAATTTTGGGCCCTTGCAAATCTTGCAATAAGGTAACTGGAATATCTAATTCTTCGGAAACTTGTCGCAGTCGCGAGACGACTTTAGCATGATCGTCATAACTTCCATGGGAGAAATTAAGACGAGCAACTCTCATTCCTGCTTGGACTAATTCTCGCAGCACTTCTAGCTTATTGCTGGCAGGGCCGATGGTAGCAACGACTTTGGTTCGAGAGAGACTTGAGTTCATAGAATATTGCTGGCTAAGACCGTCTATTCTCACCTAGGGTAACAGCTTAAGATTAATCTCTCTTCAAGGAAGGTTAAGAGGACAAGAGGCAATAGGCAAGGGGCTAGACACTGTGTTTGACCTAGAATCTGCGATCAAACCGCCAAATGCGTCTCTCTATAGGGGATAGAGAGATCTCCATCTCCAAAAATAACCGAAGAGGGAAATCCTCTCATTCTCCGTGTCCCCACGCCCACCCCGTCCTCGTGTCAGTCTATGGGGGCAAGTATACAGCCTTGGCGAGGGGGGAGTTGGAGCCGGAGATCGCCATTGTCTGACCATTCGATTTCTGCTTGTCCATAAACCAGGGTTTTGGGGATGTGATTTAAGTTTCTGGGAAAGCAGCGTACGGTAATCGCTTCTTCTCCCGCATTGAGGGCGATAATCAGGGTTTGATCGGTTTCTTGACGGGCGAAGATATAAACAAGTCCTTCAGCAAAAATAACGTGATAGGTTCCGATTCGTAGGGCGCGATACTGGTGTCTGAGGGCGATGAGTTTATGATGGTAGCTTAGGATACTTTTATCACGCTCTTCTGGAGAGGGAAAACTGCGCCGACAGTCCGGATCGATCGCTCCTTCTAATCCGATTTCGTCGCCATAATAGATGCTAGGCGCTCCAGGGAAGGTCATGAGCAGGAGAGTGGCTAATTCAACGCTGGGGCGATCGCCTTGAGCGATGGTGACTAAGCGGGCGGTATCATGGGAATCGAGCAGATTGAGTTGCGCTAGTTGAATTTCCCAGTCATAGAGATGCAGTAGGGATTCGATTTTACTGGCATAACTGGCAGCATCAAGGGCAGGATAGGGTTCATAGGCAGAATTACGGACCAGATCGAGATTGACGCGATCGCCAGCAGTAAAGGCGATCGTTGGAGCAGTAAATAAATAGTTCATGACTCCATCAAACTGGGTTCCATCCAGCCATTGCAGGGCATTTGTCCAAATTTCGCCGACAATATAGGCTTCTGGGTTAATGGCTTTGACTCGTTGCCTAAATTCTTGCCAAAAGCCTTCCACGTTAATACAAAAGGGTACATCTAATCGCCAACCATCGACTCCTAAGCGAATCCAATATTCGGCAATTTGCATAATATATTCTCGCACGTCTGGATTCTGGTGATTAAATTCAGGTAAGGCACGATTATTTGCCCAACCGATATAGTTCGCCGGTTTACTGCCATCATAGGCGGATAGGGGCCAATCTTGGATTTTAAACCAGTCTACCCAAGGGGAATGGGGGCCATTTTCTAGGATGTCATTGAAGTGGAAAAAGCCGCGACTGGCATGATTAAAGACTCCATCTAAGACAATTTTAATCTGGCGTTGATGGGCAGCTTCGAGAAGGGCAAAAAAGGCTAGATTTCCCCCTAGCATGGGATCGACTTGATAATAGTCATGGGTATGGTAGCGGTGATTACAAGCGGATTGAAAGATGGGGGTAAAGTAAATGGCTGTAATGCCCAAATCTTGTAAATAATCCAGGGTTTCAATCACACCCCAAAGGTTTCCCCCCTTATAACCTTGCACGGTTGGGGGAGAGTCCCAGGGTTCGAGGGGGAGATGGGGATAAGTTGTGCCTGGGGGTGGGTTGCCTTTGGCGAGGCGATCGGGAAAAATTTGATAGAAAACAGCATGTTTTACCCAGTCTGGTGTCTGAATGTTCATCTGTGCCACAATCTCCCTGACTCATTGTTCGTTATTCATTGTTCATTATTTATTGCCCTAGTGGGGTAGGGAGATAGATTCAGAGTCTGTGTGTAATCCTTGGATTAAGGAATGAGTATCTAGGTTGGTGTCTAGATGTTGCCGAGCTTCTAGCTGCCAAAGGTCAAGTTCTGGCGATCGCCAGGGAGCATGGATAGAACGGGTTTGATGGGAGTCACAGTCTCGGCATTTTTGCCAATACTCGCTGGCTTCAAGGGGTTTGTCTTGGGCTTCGAGGACTTGAGCCAGGAGACAGTGGGGAGCGGCGCGATCGCTATTTAATTCTATAGCTTTGCGTAACCAAGTTTCGGCCTGAGAAAGGTCTTTGTCTTTTTTCAGGAAGTAAGCCCATCCTAGGTTTTTATAGAGCGTAGATAGAACAGCTTGGTTTTTCACTTGGTCAAGGATGGGGATAATGCGTTCAATGGCAGTATCCGGATTATGGCTCAAAATGTCTAGGCGGGAGAGGTTGCTGATGGCAGCATGGGCAGCATGAGTTTGGGCTTGAGCTGCTCGATTATAGTGATGGTAGGCGTTGGGAAAGTCGCTGAGTTTTTCGTAGGCTGAAGCCAGGTTGTAGTGGACTGCGGGAGAGTCGATCTCGAATTTGAGCGCCCATTGCAGGTAGAATACGGTTCCTGGGAAGTCGCCTTGCATATAGGTGTCGTATCCGGTATTTTTGAGGCGATCGCCGATTTGTTTCTTTTGGCTGATGTCACGACTGTCTTGCCAAAGTTGCAGTTTCAGTTCTAGATTCTCGTGAATCGCCTCAATAGGCTGGATCTCTTGCAATACCTCTAGGATACTGTCGTCATTCTCCTGTTGGCTAGGCAATCGAGTTTTCAGCAGTTCGGGCTTATATCGAGCCACCAGGGAAACTAGATCGGAGCGCTTGGAGCGGCGCTGTCCGTTCTGTGACTCAGAATTGGCTAAACCGAATTGATCGACAATGCGCTCGACATGCTTGCGGATAGCAGGTTCGCCAATGCCGAGAGCCTCGGCGATTTGCGCGTCTGCCTCACCGGAGAGAATACCATTGAGGACTTGTTGACGGCGATGGGTTAATTGATTGTAGACTTGTTCAAATTCTTCTTGATTCATTGGGTTCGGGTTAATCAGCGAAGTCACATTCAGTGACGATCCTGGCTAGTCAGGGAAAAGATAGAATCTAGCTTTATTTCCTTTTTACCTTATCCTGTGTTTTGGTCGATCGCCTGTTCCTAACCCACTGCAAAACCTGTATGAAGTCGCACGTCTGGGGGATGAAACCCCAACACAATCTTCTCTTTGGGAATACCGGAGCGCAGTAAATCATCTGCTATGCCATCTTCCAACCCGTCCCGATAAATCCAGATCTTATCAGCGATCGCCTCTAAATGCCAGCATATCTCAATTTAGGGGATCGTCTGCTAACCCATCATATCCAAGCTGAAGTCCTCCTTTAAGAGTTACGCTGTTTTAGTTTTTCTTGAATATCGTGATTAATCAACTTTGCTTTTTCAAAGTCAAATATCATACCCAGGTAATCAAAATTGGTCATTGCCTTGACAATATAGCTTTCTGCTTTCTTGAAATCACCTTTTGCTTTTTCTAATAGAGCAAAAGATGTTTCATAATAAGCAATACGGCGCTTGTCATCATGAGCCTTAACTTCTTCAAATCCCGTCTTTAAAAGACATTCAGCTTCTTCTAAGTGGTTTTCACGAATATAAATATCTGCCAATATCTTATTCGCATAATTTTCATTTCGCCTATGTTTTATTGCTTTAGATAGTGTAATTACAGAATCGCACATCTGTTTAGCCTTGTCATGATTTTGCTGACAAAAATATACTTCCGCCCTTTCACGATCGATATAAATTTTATACATACAGTAATCATCATATTTTGAAAGTTTTGCCTTGTGTTGATCGAATAACTTTTGTTCTTCATCTAACCAGCGATGTGCTTCTTGATATCGCTCTAATCGGGTATATAAACCTGCTAGATGATTAGTTAAGTAATCAAGTGTAGCGTAGTCAGCATAATGGCGTTGCTCCCATGCATCAAGGAGAATCGTTTCAGCTTCAATAAAATTATCACCACCCATCAGTAGCAAAGTTCTTGCTAGATGGGTCATAGCTCGTATTTTAACCGGATGTTCTCCTCTTTCTCTGGATTTGTTAATAATCCATTTTAACCAATACACACGATCTTTCCAATGACCTCGTAGATTTGCATAGTTTTCTAAATAAAACCAGAGTTCTTTAATATATTCATATCGATCAGTATCTTGTGTTTTGTCTTCTTTGCAAAAACGCAGTACATGCAAAAGGTTATCCCATTCCTCTGCTAACTGTCTATAGCCATGGCTAAATCTTTCATCTTTAGATTTACATGAATCAATCCTTGCTGCAAAATTAAGATAAAATCGCATCCATCTACAAATTAATTGCTTTTTAAAATATATATTCTTTTCTAGTTCTGCATAAGCATACTCGCGGGTTAAGGGTAACATAAAAAATCTTCCTTCGAGATCATATATCAGAGAAAAATTGATTAAACTTTCAATGCTTTTTTCTATTTGTGGACGAGGCTTTTCTGTTAATCCTGTAACTTTAATTAAAGCGTTAAAACTTGGAGATTTATAAAAAATAGAAATGGACATAAAAAGTTTATATGCGTCAAGATTTTGGACGCGATCAATTTCTTTAATATCATCGATTGACTTAGAGAAACAAAAATGAGACAAATGATTATTAGCATCTTTTAGTTGCTTCAAAATTGTCTCTATAGAGCAATAGCTGGAGAATCGACCTATACTATAGATGATCGCTAAGGGAATTCCACTAGTCACTTCATATAACTTTTCTTTTTGCTGATGATTTAAACCTTTTTTCCGTAGCTCTAGTTGCTGATTAATTAATTTAAGACTATCCTCTCTAGATAATGATTTTAAGGAGATAGGCTGAAACATATCAGACGCTTTTTCGCGAGTTGTATAGATTGTTTTAGCATTTGGCAATTCATATATAAACGATAAAACCCTTTTCCTATCTTGGATAGTTTCTAGATTATCCACAATCAACAAAGTTCTACCAACTTCTCTAAATTTGTTATATATTTTTTCTATATGGCGACGGTTATCTGAATCATGCAGAATAGCTGGCTCTTCTAAAGTAGTCACTATTTTTCTATAAATTGCCTGAAGATTTCTTTGTGGGGATAATCGGTCTTGAATAGTATCCAGTAAAAATTCTTGTTTTGCGGAAGTAAAAATAATAGCTTCAAACCTAGGAATTTCACATTGTAGTCTTTGGGATAAAGGATGATAAGCCGTTTTTCCACGCTCCCTATATTCCAGACATAAATAAGCAGCTTCTAAGACAAGAGCTGTTTTGCCAACACCTGCAATACCATTCACTTCAATAATTGGAGCAGGATAGTTGGGAGAAAGATATTTCATTAACTCACATAATTGTTCTTCTCTACCAACAAATTGGTTATGCTGAGGAGGAAGATTTTGCATTCTGCATCCACTGAGTTCTGATCGCAGCGTGATACGATTTGAATAATCAGAATTGGATAGTATTGGTGGATCATCATAGGTAATGTCATCATCACTTAGAGTTAATCCAAATGGCTGAAATAAAGTAACAATACTTGTACGATCAGTTTTTCTTTTGCGGTTTATAATCTTGGAAATAGTGTCTGCTGAAAGAGGTCTTCCTCCATGTTGCTCATTGCTGTCAGCACCAATGAAAGCTGATAGCTCTTGTAAAGTAGGCTTTTGTTCAAATTCTTCTAGAATAACTTTCCAAATTTTTTTATATCCTTGCTCCGTTAAACAGCACGTATCTCTGCGTCGTTGTCCTGTCATCAGTCTTATCCTCCAATTGAGTTAACTTGCTTGCTGCCTAAAATAGGAGAATTTAAGCGAAGATAAGGTTGATATCCCCAAGTTAAGAGCGTTTAGAGATTCTCTTCCCTCAATGATTATTACACCTCAACCCCTTTTTGGCTTTAGTAGATACATTTTTTTACAAAAAAATCTTAAATTCTTGCTTAACTTCCGTAATTTCACTGCAAGCACTATTACTGTCTACCTATATATGGAGTTGAACCCTTCGGATAAGGATAGAATGATGAAACGCTCCATTTTACTCAGTGCCAGTCTTGCTGTCTTGGCAACTATCGCGTCTCCCCCAGATTACTCAGTCTTCAACGTGGGCAGTGCTTCTGGAGACCATTTACAGATTATTCCACAAGGAAATGGTGAGGATAAGACAGTGCCCACTAACGTCAAACGGGATTCAGTGTAATCGGTCTTGAGATTATAGCACATTGTTACAGATTGTGACACTGGCGCTTGATCTCTATATAGAATTATCAATTTATCCCTTGCTAGAGGCGAGAAGATCATCCTCCCGCCTCTAGCTCTTCTATGAATTTGTAACGCTTTATGTAAATCGACAGGAAAACCCCTTGACAAGTCGGGAGAATTTCAGTAAAAATAGTTTTATCACAAAAGTGACGAATGATAGAAGAATGAGTTCACATTGGAGACAACTCCATGAATCTGCACAGAACATCTCCTCCTAAGGTCAACCGGTGGCAATGGTTTCTCGGTTGCTTTGCCCCATCATCGCCTAAAGTTGCCACTCCTCCGTTACCCTGGACAACTTTTGATCCCGTAGTTTTTCTTGAAGGGGAAGGAGTGGTTGACCAGCCCATCCCTCCCTATGGACGGGGCCGAGTATATTACCGAGGTTCTTGGTGGCCGGCCACCTGCATGGAGGAAACAACGTTGCTGACTGGTCAGGAGGTAAGGGTCATTCAACGACAGAATATCACGTTATTAGTCACACCTGTAGTCTCTCGCTTAACTCAAGGGTGAAGACTAGCTCAAATTTTTGGGTTTCGCTTTGTATTACAATTCGGAGGAACTAAGTTTATGGCAACGTTTAACTTAAAAGAATCAGTTATTTATTCCTTACTTCTAAGCAGCACAACTGTTGTAAATCTTGCACTTCCATCCAATGCTGCTGTATTTCACAATGATTGGTCTTACTCAATTGACTCCTTTAATGATGGTATGACCGGCAATATTGTTGGTGGAACCAAGTATGAAATTTATGGAACTGCCATCAAGCAAACCCGCGATCGTATTTTTGTCGCCATCAATGCCAATACTCCTCTAGAAGGAGTACATAGTGATTATGCTGATGATAATCATGTGGGTTGGGGAGACCTGTTCTTCAATTTCTCAGGACAAGATCTAAATACAGCCAGTGCTAATGGGAAGTTATTTGGTATTCGCTTTTCCAGTAATAATGCATCTGCTGCTCCAAGCTTGGGTCTTTTTGGCAATGTTACAGCAACAGATGTAGCGAATCAAAATGGTCTTCTTCTTGACAATTTAGCAGAATATAATGACTGGATTACCACTCATGGAGGAACACCTTCCATCGGAGATTTTTCTGCAACTGATCCCTACTTTGATCAAACTCGTCATGTACAAAATGTGATCGCTTCTGGCACAAAGCTAGGTGATATTGACCTGGTCAGTGATGTAAATACCCTCGGACTAGATTTCGCTCATTTTAGTGCCACTGGTTCTCATACCATTGCCTTCAGTTTTGATTCTTCTCTACTTCCTACTGGAAACTTTTTATATCATCTAGGTCTAGAATGCGATAATGATATAACAGGAGGAACTGGAGAATTTAAAGATGTCCCTGAACCTTCAAGTCTGATGAGCTTAGTAACACTAGGTTTGGTATTTACTGGCTTAAGATTACGCAAGTCTGTAGTCTAAACTCATCACTGGAAATCTCATCCGCAATCGATAATATCCGAGGGGCTTGTCAACCTCTCGGATATGCAATATTGACTTTAATCAAAATTTGGGTTCTCTACAACCAGATCACTGAGCAGAAGGAGATAACATCATGAATCGTGTTACTCATCTTGATACCCATCATCATTATGGAAACGTTACTGAAGTATTGGCTATTGAAGAAGTAGAAAGACAACTAAAAGATGTTTCCGTAGATCTTTCTCAAACTATCAATAAAACTGATGCTGTTGCTTATGCTTTAAATCGCCTTCCCTCAATGTATGCCACAACAGAAGAAGGTTATGAGTGGCAAAAACAACAAGCTAAAAAAAGGTTATCTCCTTTAATTACCCAGGCTGCAAAATGGGGAATTAATGCAGCTCAACGCAATAAAAAGCGTTTTGCAACTCCCTTGTTTAACCAAAACCAAGCTGAAGTAACGTTGCGAAAATTAAGAGTTTTACTGGGCCGTGAAGACTTGAATTGGGAGAATTTAGTTTCTGCTATTGAAGAGTATCTAAATCTAGCATTGTCTACAAAAATAGACTAATTTTTGTTTTCTAATTCTCAAACTTTGCCTGATATATCTAATTAGTTTAGCTGGAGAGTTCCGATGAGTTCTTTAACTACCTTATCTTGCTTCACCCCTCACCCTTCAGTTCATTCTCCACTTAAACGCTTGATTGATATTCTGGGTGCTTTGGTCGGCTTACTACTACTAAGTATAATATTTATACCCGTTAGCATTGCAATCAAGCTCGACAGTCCAGGACCAATTTTATTTACACAAAAACGATATGGACTTTCTGGCAAACCGTTTACACTCTATAAGTTTCGATCTATGGTCTGTAATGCAGAAGATTTAAAGAAAATTGTCTCTAACCAAGCAAGGGGGATGCTTTTTAAAAATCTTCAAGACCCTCGAATCACTAGAGTCGGTCATTTTTTACGCAAAACCAGCCTTGATGAATTTCCTCAATTTTGGAACGTCTTAAAAGGAGAAATGAGTTTAGTGGGAACTCGTCCTCCTATTGAACAAGAAGTCATCCAATACAATGCTTACCAATGGCAGAGACTCAATGTTAAACCTGGACTTACGGGAGAATGGCAAGTTAATGGTCGTTCCCAAGTCAAAGATTTTGAGACTGTAGTTGCTCTAGATTTACGCTATCAAGAACGCTGGAATACAACCTATGACTTCATTATTTTAGTCAAAACGATTTGGGTTGTTTTCCATCAATATGGATCGGCTTAAAACTAGAATACTTTATTTCTCTCTAGATTGATTAAACGTGCATAAATTCGCTAAAACACAATTCGCACAATCCGGTTTTTTCGCCTGACAAATGGCGCGACCATGGTAAATTAACCGGATTGACCAATTTTCCCAATCGGGTTGGGGTAGAAGGCGCATTAAGTCTCGCTCTATGCGAATGGGGTCTTTGTGTTCGGTTAAGCCTAGGCGATCGCTTAAACGCTTGACATGAGTATCAACAGTTACGCCCATATTAATGCCGAAACCGTGGGCAAGGACAACATTAGCCGTTTTCCGAGCAACGCCAGGAAGTTTGAGCAATTCTTCCATTCTTTGAGGCACTTTGCCCCCAAAATCTTGCACAATCATGTGACAAGCGCCTTTAATATTTTTGGCTTTATTGCGATAGAATCCAGTCGATCGCACCAAAGCCTCCAATTCCTCTAACGGTGCATCTGCTAACTCAGGGGCATCCGGATAGCGTCGGAATAATTCTGGAGTCACTTGATTCACGCGCTCATCCGTGCATTGGGCGGATAAAATGGTCGCCACCAGCAACTGTACCGGCGTTTCATAAGTTAACGTACAGGTGGCATCGGGATACAAACGCTTCAGCCGGATCAGGATTTCTCTAGCTTTTTGCTGTTTGGCTGACCATTTGCGGGTGATATTCATCGATACTGGGATAACATCAATTGTTCAATTGTTATATTACTCATTCTTGATTGAGTCTTGACGCTCGTGACTCCTATTCGTGTCTTCTCCATCCTCCTGCTGATCGCCGTTGGCTTAGGCTTAACCTTAGCTCTGTCCCTCTCATTTGGTGCTGTTTCCCTGACTCAAACCGAACTCTGGGAAGCCCTCTGGCATCAGGGAGATACAGTGAATCAAACCATTATTTGGCAGTTGCGACTGCCCAGAGTCGTCGCTGCTGTTTGTGTGGGATCGGCTTTGGGAACCTCTGGCGCTTTATTGCAAGGCATGTTACGCAATCCCTTAGCTACCCCTTTTTTACTCGGTATTTCTGCCGGTGCGGGTTTAGTCTCCGTTGCCATGGTGACGTTGGGAGTTGCCCAAAGTTGGATACCCTTGGGGGCTTGGTTGGGTGCGGTTTTAACCACAACCCTCGTTTATGGGTTGGCTCGCAGTGTGAATGGCATCTCCGTAGAGCGCTTAATTTTAGGGGGTGTGGCGGTCTCTTCCCTCTTTGGGGCAGTACAGACCACATTGCTGTTATTATCCGCAGATAGCCGCATTCAGCAAGCGCTCAATTGGTTGGTAGGCAGCTTGAATGGTCGGGGATGGGCAGAGGTACAAGTGGCGGCTCCCTATTTAATTTTGGCGTTGATAGGCGCTATTCTCTTAGCCCGATCGCTCAATGTCCTGAATTTAGGCGATGATTTAGCGGTAGGATTAGGCGTATCCTTGGGGCGATCGCGTCTCCTCATCGGCTCTATTGCCACCCTGCTGGCTGCTGGAGCCGTCAGTATTGCCGGGTTAATCGGTTTTGTCGGTCTCATTGTCCCCCATGGTATTCGCTTACTGATCGGTGGTAATGATTACCGTTTGATTATTCCCCTCTCTGCCCTGGGAGGCGCTTGGGTGCTAACCTTCGCGGACTTACTCTCCCGGCTAGGCGCTGTAGAATTACCGGTTGGTGCAGTCACGGCTCTTCTGGGTTCCCCTCTGTTTGTCTGGTTACTCTATCGGCGATCGATGTAATACTTAAAAACGTTGCCGAAATCCCCCTTGAATGGCATCATGAATCATCCATAATTAAGTATTGCTTTCTTATCCAACATTCTGGTGATTCCCCACCCTCTTACTTCCCATCTGCTGGCAGCGGCTGAAAGTGGCCCTTTGCTGGGCTCCATCTGGCTAGATGCAACAGTCTTAATGGTCATGTTAGTCCTCTCAGCCTGCTTCTCTGGCTCAGAAACAGCCATTACTGCCCTCGATAATTTCAAACTCCGCGCCCTAATTAAGGAGCAGGGAGACCCCCAAGGGATTTTTCGCCTGGTTCTAGAGCAACGGACAAGGTTCATTACCACTCTCCTCGTTGGCAATAACCTGATTAACAATTTTTCCGCTGTCCTCACCAGTAACCTGTTTGCCCTCTGGCTAGGCAATGCCGGGTTAGGGGTGGCAACCGCAGTCATTACCTTTCTGGTGCTAATTTTTGGCGAAATCACGCCGAAGTCCCTGGCGATCAATAATGTGTTGGCCTTTTTTAAGGCAGTGGTGCGACCCATTTATTGGCTATCTCGCGCCTTATCGGCGATCGGCATTATTGATTTTCTGGAATGGATCGCCCAAAGTGCAATTCGCTTTTTCCAGGGTAATACCACCCAGGATGACGCTTCCCTGCAAGATTTGCAACTGATGATTGAGATTTTGGGCGGCAAAGGAAAACTGGATTTCTATAAGCATGAGTTGCTCAATAAAGCCTTGATGCTCGATGAATTGACCGCGAAAGATGTGGTTAAACCCCGCATTGATATGCGTACCATTTCCCATGAAGCCACGTTGCAAGAGTTGGTGAATCTCTGTTTAGAAACCGGGTTTTCCCGAATTCCCGTTCAGGAAGAGTCAAAAGATCAAATCCTCGGCGTAGTTCACCTCAAACGCGCCCTCCAAACCCTGAAAAATCTCCCCCCAGGAGAGCGTAATTTAGCCCCAGTGACCGCCGGAATGGATTCGCCTGTCTATGTGCCGGAGGTGAAAGGGGTGAGCGATCTGTTGAAGGAAATGCTCCAAAGTCGGATTCATTTGGCGATCGTTGTGGATGAGTATGGGGGAACTGTAGGACTTGTCACTCTCGAAGATGTCTTAGAAGAGTTAGTGGGTGAAATTTATGATGAAAGTGACTTTCCCCATCGTCCCTCCCGTCCCGGACGCACGGCAAAACCCCCCAAAGATCGCCGATGGATTCCAGGCTTACCGGGAAGGGCGCGATCGCCCCGCTCACCAGCATCTCATGAGAATTTCCCGGATCGATAAACCTCCATCTCAAAAAAAACTTCCCAGGGGGTTGTGTTTTGATTAAACCTTATGCTAAATTAGGAAGTCAGTGAGCAAAAGGGTCGATGCCCGAGTGGTTAATGGGGGCGGACTGTAAATCCGCTGGCACTGCCTACGCTGGTTCAAATCCAGCTCGGCCCATCACCGCCTCTTCTAACGTGCAGTTAGAACTAAAAGTTTAGTCAATGAACTGCCCGTGTAGCTCAGTGGTAGAGCACACCCTTGGTAAGGGTGAGGTCACGAGTTCAATCCTCGTCACGGGCTTTCTTTTTACTCCCTCTCTCACACCTTACCAATGGCATCCTCTGCCACTTGAGCTACAACGTACCGGCGTATCATCCCATCATTGTACCTTAAGTGGTCTATTAATGGTCTAGGCGGCTAAGTACCCCTAGAGCCACCTTGAGTTCAAAAACGGGTAATCCTCCACGTCCTGCTCGTCAGCCAAGCCAAGGTAAGTTGCCATTACCTGCCCTCTAGCGTTAGTGAAGCACTTAAAGGGGTCTACCCTTCTCCACCAGAAGCCCTTGCTATCCTGCTTGTAGGTACGTTCGTGAAAAGCCCTAATCATTCGCTCGGTGAAGTGCCCCGTCTCCCTGAGTTGTTGCTTAGTCAGGTATTTTCCCAGGTAGGGGTTTAATCCCTTTGGCGACTCTGGCAGTGTCGGCTTCTTCGGTTCGTCACCCCTAGATCGGAGAGGAGTGGGATCGCATTTCACTCCGTTAAGCA of Roseofilum reptotaenium CS-1145 contains these proteins:
- the nth gene encoding endonuclease III translates to MNITRKWSAKQQKAREILIRLKRLYPDATCTLTYETPVQLLVATILSAQCTDERVNQVTPELFRRYPDAPELADAPLEELEALVRSTGFYRNKAKNIKGACHMIVQDFGGKVPQRMEELLKLPGVARKTANVVLAHGFGINMGVTVDTHVKRLSDRLGLTEHKDPIRIERDLMRLLPQPDWENWSIRLIYHGRAICQAKKPDCANCVLANLCTFNQSREK
- a CDS encoding sugar transferase, whose translation is MSSLTTLSCFTPHPSVHSPLKRLIDILGALVGLLLLSIIFIPVSIAIKLDSPGPILFTQKRYGLSGKPFTLYKFRSMVCNAEDLKKIVSNQARGMLFKNLQDPRITRVGHFLRKTSLDEFPQFWNVLKGEMSLVGTRPPIEQEVIQYNAYQWQRLNVKPGLTGEWQVNGRSQVKDFETVVALDLRYQERWNTTYDFIILVKTIWVVFHQYGSA
- a CDS encoding hemolysin family protein, yielding MVMLVLSACFSGSETAITALDNFKLRALIKEQGDPQGIFRLVLEQRTRFITTLLVGNNLINNFSAVLTSNLFALWLGNAGLGVATAVITFLVLIFGEITPKSLAINNVLAFFKAVVRPIYWLSRALSAIGIIDFLEWIAQSAIRFFQGNTTQDDASLQDLQLMIEILGGKGKLDFYKHELLNKALMLDELTAKDVVKPRIDMRTISHEATLQELVNLCLETGFSRIPVQEESKDQILGVVHLKRALQTLKNLPPGERNLAPVTAGMDSPVYVPEVKGVSDLLKEMLQSRIHLAIVVDEYGGTVGLVTLEDVLEELVGEIYDESDFPHRPSRPGRTAKPPKDRRWIPGLPGRARSPRSPASHENFPDR
- a CDS encoding PEP-CTERM sorting domain-containing protein; translation: MATFNLKESVIYSLLLSSTTVVNLALPSNAAVFHNDWSYSIDSFNDGMTGNIVGGTKYEIYGTAIKQTRDRIFVAINANTPLEGVHSDYADDNHVGWGDLFFNFSGQDLNTASANGKLFGIRFSSNNASAAPSLGLFGNVTATDVANQNGLLLDNLAEYNDWITTHGGTPSIGDFSATDPYFDQTRHVQNVIASGTKLGDIDLVSDVNTLGLDFAHFSATGSHTIAFSFDSSLLPTGNFLYHLGLECDNDITGGTGEFKDVPEPSSLMSLVTLGLVFTGLRLRKSVV
- a CDS encoding late competence development ComFB family protein translates to MNRVTHLDTHHHYGNVTEVLAIEEVERQLKDVSVDLSQTINKTDAVAYALNRLPSMYATTEEGYEWQKQQAKKRLSPLITQAAKWGINAAQRNKKRFATPLFNQNQAEVTLRKLRVLLGREDLNWENLVSAIEEYLNLALSTKID
- a CDS encoding FecCD family ABC transporter permease, with the translated sequence MTPIRVFSILLLIAVGLGLTLALSLSFGAVSLTQTELWEALWHQGDTVNQTIIWQLRLPRVVAAVCVGSALGTSGALLQGMLRNPLATPFLLGISAGAGLVSVAMVTLGVAQSWIPLGAWLGAVLTTTLVYGLARSVNGISVERLILGGVAVSSLFGAVQTTLLLLSADSRIQQALNWLVGSLNGRGWAEVQVAAPYLILALIGAILLARSLNVLNLGDDLAVGLGVSLGRSRLLIGSIATLLAAGAVSIAGLIGFVGLIVPHGIRLLIGGNDYRLIIPLSALGGAWVLTFADLLSRLGAVELPVGAVTALLGSPLFVWLLYRRSM